The genomic region TCTCCCGGACAGGAACTTCTGAAAATACCACATGTACTTCGAATCGTCTTGCTATAAATCGCGGAGCGTCCAGCTATAAAACGCAGACCATTCGGTTGTTGTATACTGCTTCAGGCCGAAGGCGACAAGTTGAACAAAAAGATTTTTAGAGGCTAGATCGGACCGTCTGGGACCAAGAGGCGGACCGTTGCGTAACATCGTCGAAGGGAGATAGTTGTTGATCTAGCTGTTGGATTATCAAACATAACCGTTGAGGTGTCAGATCCGGTCGTTGGAGGGTCACAGATCGTCCGAGCCCAAGCCGCGAACCGTCTACCAGTGCATAGATTTGGCAGATGCGTCATAACGGCTATATGGGAGGTTGTGGGCTATAAAAGCTACTCCAACCAGCCCATTCAAAGAAGAACTCCTATACCTTCAATACAATAGTTGGGTATTCACTCCTATCCATTAGAGCAATACTTCTATAtacatcaaagcctcacaagtaccacaaaagagagatcaagcaagaaagagGTACTCGTGTGTGTTTAACAATAGTGCCTTATGAGAATCCTTGagaagaaagtgtgtgctacctcttgtgttcatttgagcatgAAATTTTGACTctcattcattgtaaagctagcaagagccccttatctttgtgaTTGACCTCGAGGAGACTTTCGTattttgttgacaaagaagaaaAACACTCATCGGTCTTGGTGAccgttggagagagggaaagggttgaaagagactcattctttgtggactcctcaacgaggattaggttcttggagaaccgaacctcggtaaaacaaatcactcgtgcCTCTTGTGCTAttgtttgtgatttgtttgtcttctCCCTCTCAAAGTTCTCTTGCGCTATTCCTTGTTGATATTTCTTtgtattgcttcaagttaaattctcatatttagaagcaactccttgcaaagaaagaacttgtgttgtttCCCTTCTTAAATAAGTCCTCTTGCTTTATTCATCATATATATTAGTTCTGTTGCTTTGAGTTTATTTcgcattctttgaaagcaacacTTTTACAAGAATAGGACTTAGTTCAACACTTCGATTATTGTTTATCTTGATTATtgtttatcttgttctaaccgctaATTAGGGGATCAAGTGTTGTTTAAACTTGTAAAttacaggtttcacctattcacatcTCCCTCTAGGGGACTACCAGTTTTACTTTAGATAAATCTGTAATTAAATAGTCGCTACTATTTGTTGAGAAAACCAATTTCGAATGCTTATTCATAGTTGCATTTGTCCTTTTTATTAAGTTGTGTACTTTTTAGTTCTTGCTTGTGTTATTTACTTTTGAGTGAGGCTAACAGATTAGTGATATAGTTGATAACTAAAGGAGTCACGGTGCTAAGGTCGCAGATTTCGAATCTTTCAATCTGAAGCTATATCGGTATGTCGCgtcccaccaaaataaaagttaagATCAGAAACTATCCAGATTACAAAAGTGTGAGAAAAATCTACTCCCCCCACAAACGAGGGTGGACCTAGGTATGGTTGAGTGAGGGCATAGGCCCTCGCTCATTTCTTTGGTGTAATAATCGCTCATTTCTTTGGTGTAATAATTAGAGACTAGATTTTCACTATAAGGTCTCTTGCTTAGTTCAACTTAGATGTCCCTGCTCTGGTGTTTTGATGCTTGTCTTCACAAGTGTGCCCTCACTCTTATTTTGCTCTGAGTCCGCCACTGCTCACATATGGCTCCCTCCATATTCTCAATCCTGACACCATTAAAAAAAGAACTCCATTTATATTGCTACCACCCTGGACATCTCTTTGAAATTTTCAACCAAAACCCATGGCAGCAAGCCGTCACCCCGTTTAATTCTTTTCTTTTTAAGAAGGGAAGGTTCTAGTTGCCGTACATTCCGTACCCCCCGCCCCCAATGCAAGTCAAAGTCCGCTCGCTCTCATCCATTGGCCACGAACTCAAGAAGCTGGGCTATGGAGAGCGATCTGCGTTGGTGCTCTGGTAGCAGCAACAACGACTGGGACCTACACGCCGTGGTGCGCTTCGCAAGCTGCAGTGGTGGCAGCTGTGTCCCCTCGCCGCGGGCCTCGGACGAATCATTCTCctgcctgcccctgccgccgccgccaccacagAAGGACGATGTGACGGACGCCACTACTGCGTTGTCGCAGCAGCTCCCGATCGGCCCTGCCATCGACGATTCCTGCCTGCAGCAGGCCTTCTTCGCCACGCCGCAGTCAAGAAACGAAGCGCCGGCGCCGCCCCTGCAGCCGCCGGCCAAGCTACGAATTGGCGGAGCGACACGATCAAAGAGAAAGTATGTATGAGCCGTACGGCCATCCGAATCACTAATTCACTATACTACTAGTATCTGGGAGCTAGCGACTCCAGTTCTTAGCTAGATAGGCAGGCATAGGAGCTAGGCTGCTGATCTCACGCGCTTCGCTTGTATTAATCGTAGAaagaagagcaagaaggaggTGAAGCGCGTGCCGGTGGTGGGCGCGTCTCCTGACCCCTGGGCGTGGCGCAAGTACGGGCAGAAGCCGATCAAGGGGTCGCCGTACCCGCGCGGCTACTACCGGTGCAGCACCGACAAGGACTGCAGGGCGCGGAAGCAGGTGGAGCGCTGCCGGACCGACCCCTCCACCGTTATCGTCAGCTACACTGGCGAGCACAGCCACCCAGTACCACTGCATCGCAACGCCCTCGCTGGCACCACGCGCAACAAGCCGCAGCCAGCGTCGTCCATCTGCAACTCCCCAGCAGAGCAGCCTCCAGCTGCGTCGCCAATAGGAGATGACTTAGGGGCGGCTCCGGCGGCCATCAACGTCGTCACTGACGAGAAGTGCCCTTTCTCTCAAGCCTAACGCCAATAGGAGATGCTGTTAGTCTTGACATATTGCGGCAGCAGGATGCACAATCATGATCGACTCTCGTCTCGTCATCAACGGAACTGTGATTTTTTTTTTAGTAGCGGCGTAGGTGTAGACGCTCGCGTAGTTAAGTGCGGATTAGCTAGTTTATGTTGAGTACTTGTATAATAATTATATAGTAATCAACCTAAAAACTATTGATTTTAGCTTTTTGTATTCTTAATTTAGTTGTCACTTAATCAAGAAGATCTTCTTGATAGCCCACGGCGGCTTCTCTAGAATTTGCACATCCATACAATTAAAGCGTCACAAActattttatatttttattaaataaGTCCAAGTGCATTAGGATCGATGATATCCTATTACAAATTACGAGATCAAATCCACATGGATCAATCTAAAAGCAAGAAAAAACGAAGTCTATCAAAGCATAATAACAAAGATTGATGTCCAAACAAAGGCACCCTCCTTGAGCATATGGTACGTGTTGCTACTAGAAGCTGCCTGAGTGAGAATGGAGGCGGCAAGAGACGGGACGTTATCAAATTTTTATATGTAGCTAGGTTGGTCCAAATCGCTCTTTGATTTATATATTATTGGAAAAGAATACTAAATCGTGAGATTTTTTTTAAGGTGTTTGATTGAAATAATACTCCCTCCAATTTTTTTATATGAAGTTGTTTAGTTTAAACTTGAATTAGCCAGCGACATATATAAACGAACGGAGGTAGTACCATTTATTGACCGTGAGATTATttatttctcatgtttgcatGACTTAGATAAGAGCTAGTGAGCTACTTCCTCGTCATGTAATATattccctccgttcttttttttCTTTATCACAATTTAGTTAAAAAATAAATTAGCGGACAAATATTCATCCAACTTTTTTTCATAAACCGGTTTATAGAAACTTGTTTTTTAAAAAACCAGTATGCTTCCAAACAGGTTCTAAGAATGCAAGGTGGGTTATCCGCTAACCCACAAATAGACTACTTTTTACAGATTTACATATAACATTCAGAAATTTAGGGCATATTTGAAAATACCTTGTATTTAATAAGTCCGTTTATAAAAATTGGAATGCTTCCAAACAGACCCCAAAAAACCAAGAAGTTGACTTTCACGGGCTAAAACCAGTTTTTGCCCATCAAATTACTCTCGGACCTATGCATGTGATCCCCTCGATGTCTACTCAGATCGATTTAAATGTTTAGTTATTATTTAAAATTTTTGAATTAAAAAATGAGTTCAATCTATATTTAAAATTGCcataaaaataaagaaataattAAAATAATTACTTTTAAAATAAAGTAAGGGTAGACTTATCTTTGTGCATCAAAAAAACTAAAAACTTCACACGCACGACCAGTTTTTTCATAACCCAGTTTCTAGAACCTAGGATAAAAACCAGTGTCTTAGAAACCGTGGTGCTTCCGGTAATGCTTACCGTTACCCTATTTATGCATAACCCGCATTGCATCCCTTGTATGTGTTCGGAGAAGCAACTATTGCCATGTTTGAGATGTGAACGGCTGAAAATAAACCAACTACCAGATAAAGCCCACAATGGATACAGAATGTGACCCCACGTAGAGATTACCATAGTAAGGCTGTCTCCATCAACGTCCTCTATATTCGTCCTCTATATCCATTCTTTacagtctcctctaaaagatttcatcctctatatctccttcctctccaacaacgtcctctatactcaaatatctatattagagacattttttatttttatttttttacatacatatttgtcatactctcaaatgtattgtatatattttagttttgctaaaccggttatctaaagtattcaaatggatagaggaccgtttagagaaactctatacatagagaatccagcagcgtcctctaaatttagagaaccgtTTAAAGGACACTGCTGGAGAGCGTAGAGGACTATTTGATCTTCTATATTTAGAGTACAGAACCCTTTAGGGTACCTTGCTGGAGCTAGCCTAAGGCTAGCTCCAACAACGCACTGTAAAGCGTTCTGTACTCTAAATTTAGAGTTCAGAAGGGTCCTCTAGGCGCCCAGCAAGGAACTCTAAATGACACTCTAAATTATAGAGGACGCCGCACGCACCCTAGATGTGGAGACTTGGAGACGGTCGCTATCCGGGCGAGGGGTCGGGCTCCCGCGGGGGTGAAAAATCCGGGCGCGCTGTACTCCCATCGCTGGCGACTTCGATCCATCTCGGCGAGGGGGCCTCGCGGCGCTGCTCGTCGGCGGAGCCGGCCAAGCTGGGCTCCAAGAGGTCGTGCTCG from Zea mays cultivar B73 chromosome 6, Zm-B73-REFERENCE-NAM-5.0, whole genome shotgun sequence harbors:
- the LOC103629904 gene encoding probable WRKY transcription factor 27 is translated as MESDLRWCSGSSNNDWDLHAVVRFASCSGGSCVPSPRASDESFSCLPLPPPPPQKDDVTDATTALSQQLPIGPAIDDSCLQQAFFATPQSRNEAPAPPLQPPAKLRIGGATRSKRKKKSKKEVKRVPVVGASPDPWAWRKYGQKPIKGSPYPRGYYRCSTDKDCRARKQVERCRTDPSTVIVSYTGEHSHPVPLHRNALAGTTRNKPQPASSICNSPAEQPPAASPIGDDLGAAPAAINVVTDEKCPFSQA